A stretch of Porites lutea chromosome 5, jaPorLute2.1, whole genome shotgun sequence DNA encodes these proteins:
- the LOC140938890 gene encoding uncharacterized protein isoform X1, whose product MSRMQASKHLRQHMTTALRKDVVDGPSFSQDLFNNEEIVKIRDAAIKTEFIKGMVSGTLNPNYYGGYMVQDAAYCFDAVKAFDKAARKMEEQEMFEFSEIYQSQSMSLKEYNKEFVTTWHLQNTKSIVMGPAAKTYVEYEGRVSRDYPKFLAIAMLPCHMLWPWIANQFIDFVAKSNPYYKGWFKENETEPNHKGHLEKFVDSHFGPKEKKKALTIFRDGMINELNFFRDACLEKLI is encoded by the exons ATGAGTCGCATGCAAG CAAGCAAACACCTACGACAACACATGACCACGGCCCTCAGGAAAGACGTGGTTGATGGTCCTTCTTTCAGCCAAGACTTGTTTAATAATGAAGAAATTGTGAAGATTCGAGATGCTGCTATAAAGACGGAGTTTATCAAAGGGATGGTTTCGGGAACTCTGAATCCAAATTATTATGGAGGCTATATGGTGCAAGATGCTGCCTACTGCTTTGATGCTGTGAAAGCGTTTGACAAGGCTGCTAGGAAGATGGAAGAACAAGAAATGTTTGAATTTTCAGAGATCTACCAGTCACAGTCGATGAGTTTGAAGGAATACAATAAAGAATTTGTTACGACCTGGCATCTCCAGAATACCAAAAGCATAGTTATGGGTCCTGCAGCAAAGACCTACGTAGAATATGAGGGCAGAGTAAGCCGTGATTATCCCAAGTTCCTAGCCATTGCCATGCTACCGTGCCACATGCTTTGGCCGTGGATTGCCAATCAGTTCATTGATTTTGTTGCCAAGTCGAATCCGTACTACAAAGGCTGGTTTAAAGAAAACGAGACCGAGCCAAATCATAAAGGTCACCTGGAGAAGTTTGTTGATTCTCATTTCGGCCCTAAGGAAAAGAAGAAGGCTCTTACTATCTTCCGCGATGGAATGATTAACGAGTTAAATTTTTTTCGAGATGCTTGTTTAGAAAAGCTTATTTGA
- the LOC140938890 gene encoding uncharacterized protein isoform X2, producing the protein MTTALRKDVVDGPSFSQDLFNNEEIVKIRDAAIKTEFIKGMVSGTLNPNYYGGYMVQDAAYCFDAVKAFDKAARKMEEQEMFEFSEIYQSQSMSLKEYNKEFVTTWHLQNTKSIVMGPAAKTYVEYEGRVSRDYPKFLAIAMLPCHMLWPWIANQFIDFVAKSNPYYKGWFKENETEPNHKGHLEKFVDSHFGPKEKKKALTIFRDGMINELNFFRDACLEKLI; encoded by the coding sequence ATGACCACGGCCCTCAGGAAAGACGTGGTTGATGGTCCTTCTTTCAGCCAAGACTTGTTTAATAATGAAGAAATTGTGAAGATTCGAGATGCTGCTATAAAGACGGAGTTTATCAAAGGGATGGTTTCGGGAACTCTGAATCCAAATTATTATGGAGGCTATATGGTGCAAGATGCTGCCTACTGCTTTGATGCTGTGAAAGCGTTTGACAAGGCTGCTAGGAAGATGGAAGAACAAGAAATGTTTGAATTTTCAGAGATCTACCAGTCACAGTCGATGAGTTTGAAGGAATACAATAAAGAATTTGTTACGACCTGGCATCTCCAGAATACCAAAAGCATAGTTATGGGTCCTGCAGCAAAGACCTACGTAGAATATGAGGGCAGAGTAAGCCGTGATTATCCCAAGTTCCTAGCCATTGCCATGCTACCGTGCCACATGCTTTGGCCGTGGATTGCCAATCAGTTCATTGATTTTGTTGCCAAGTCGAATCCGTACTACAAAGGCTGGTTTAAAGAAAACGAGACCGAGCCAAATCATAAAGGTCACCTGGAGAAGTTTGTTGATTCTCATTTCGGCCCTAAGGAAAAGAAGAAGGCTCTTACTATCTTCCGCGATGGAATGATTAACGAGTTAAATTTTTTTCGAGATGCTTGTTTAGAAAAGCTTATTTGA